The following proteins are encoded in a genomic region of Candidatus Melainabacteria bacterium:
- a CDS encoding DNA repair protein RadC — MGAGAVAGAGVQEKSAKTAAKPKARSARSLKKQFKYLVPQYRLILVKEPGVKPAQISDPISFHHFVQPLAHYSEEHFIAFHLDAKFQVIGYHEVSKGTLSASLVHPREVFKAALLSNAHAIIVAHNHPSGSTEPSREDIETTKQLIKAGKIMGVEVVDHCIVSSEGMNSLRENEPHLWLT, encoded by the coding sequence ATGGGAGCCGGGGCGGTGGCGGGTGCTGGCGTTCAGGAGAAGAGCGCGAAAACGGCGGCAAAACCGAAAGCGCGGAGCGCTCGATCGCTCAAGAAGCAATTTAAATATCTTGTGCCGCAGTACAGGCTAATTCTGGTGAAAGAGCCGGGAGTGAAGCCCGCGCAAATTTCAGATCCGATCTCGTTTCATCACTTCGTGCAACCGCTTGCCCACTACTCAGAAGAGCATTTCATAGCTTTTCACCTTGACGCAAAATTTCAAGTAATCGGCTACCACGAAGTATCAAAAGGCACTTTGTCAGCCAGTCTTGTACATCCGCGCGAAGTCTTCAAAGCTGCTCTTTTGTCAAATGCTCACGCCATTATTGTGGCGCACAATCACCCGAGCGGCTCAACGGAGCCCAGCCGCGAAGACATCGAGACGACAAAGCAACTTATAAAAGCCGGCAAAATTATGGGCGTCGAAGTAGTCGATCACTGCATTGTCAGCTCTGAAGGCATGAATAGCCTGAGAGAAAACGAGCCACATCTATGGCTAACGTGA